Proteins encoded by one window of Streptomyces sp. ALI-76-A:
- a CDS encoding GH1 family beta-glucosidase translates to MPESETPGTPVTFPPAFLWGAATSAYQIEGAVREDGRTPSIWDTFSHTPGKTAGGEHGDIAVDHYHRYRDDVALMADLGLSAYRFSISWSRVQPTGRGPAVQKGLDFYRRLVDELLAHDIKPAVTLYHWDLPQELEDTGGWPERDTAYRFAEYARIVGEALGDRVEQWITLNEPWCSAFLGYGSGVHAPGRTDAAASLKAAHHLNLAHGLGTTALRSVMPARNSVAVSLNSSVVRPLSQDPADLAAVQKIDDLANGVFHGPMLHGVYPETLYAATELITDWSYVQDGDLATINQPLDALGLNYYTPALVAATDPQSGSSRNDGHGASSYSPWPGADDVAFHQTPGERTEMGWTIDPTGLHDLIMRYTREAPGLPLYITENGAAYDDKPDPDGRVHDPERIAYLHGHLAAVRRAITDGADVRGYYLWSLMDNFEWAYGYGKRFGAVYVDYATLARTPKSSAHWYAQAARTGTLPPVTAMDMPPLAATD, encoded by the coding sequence ATGCCAGAGTCCGAAACGCCGGGAACCCCGGTGACCTTCCCGCCCGCCTTCCTCTGGGGCGCCGCGACCTCCGCCTACCAGATCGAGGGGGCGGTGCGGGAGGACGGCCGTACGCCCTCGATCTGGGACACCTTCAGCCATACGCCGGGCAAGACCGCCGGCGGCGAGCACGGTGACATCGCTGTCGACCACTACCACCGCTACCGCGACGACGTGGCGCTGATGGCGGACCTGGGCCTGAGCGCGTACCGCTTCTCCATCTCGTGGTCGCGGGTGCAGCCGACGGGCCGGGGCCCGGCCGTCCAGAAGGGCCTGGACTTCTACCGCCGGCTGGTCGACGAGCTGCTCGCGCACGACATCAAGCCGGCCGTCACGCTCTACCACTGGGACCTGCCGCAGGAGCTGGAGGATACGGGCGGCTGGCCGGAGCGTGACACGGCGTACCGGTTCGCGGAGTACGCGCGGATCGTCGGCGAGGCGCTCGGCGACCGGGTGGAGCAGTGGATCACGCTCAACGAGCCGTGGTGCAGCGCCTTCCTCGGCTACGGCTCGGGGGTGCACGCCCCCGGCCGCACGGACGCGGCGGCCTCGCTGAAGGCGGCCCACCATCTGAACCTGGCGCACGGGCTGGGCACGACGGCCCTGCGCTCGGTGATGCCGGCCCGCAACTCGGTCGCGGTGAGCCTCAACTCCTCGGTGGTGCGCCCGCTGTCGCAGGACCCGGCGGACCTGGCGGCGGTCCAGAAGATCGACGACCTGGCCAACGGTGTCTTCCACGGCCCGATGCTGCACGGCGTGTACCCGGAGACGCTGTACGCGGCGACGGAGCTGATCACGGACTGGTCGTACGTCCAGGACGGCGACCTGGCGACCATCAACCAGCCGCTGGACGCGCTGGGCCTCAACTACTACACCCCGGCGCTGGTCGCGGCGACGGACCCGCAGTCGGGCAGCTCGCGCAACGACGGTCACGGCGCCAGCTCCTACTCCCCCTGGCCCGGCGCGGACGACGTCGCCTTCCACCAGACCCCGGGCGAGCGCACGGAGATGGGCTGGACGATCGACCCGACCGGCCTGCACGACCTGATCATGCGCTACACCCGCGAGGCCCCGGGCCTGCCGCTGTACATCACGGAGAACGGCGCGGCCTACGACGACAAGCCCGACCCCGACGGCCGCGTCCACGACCCCGAGCGGATCGCGTATCTGCACGGCCACCTGGCGGCGGTCCGCCGCGCCATCACGGACGGCGCGGACGTGCGCGGCTACTACCTGTGGTCGCTGATGGACAACTTCGAGTGGGCGTACGGCTACGGCAAGCGCTTCGGCGCGGTCTACGTCGACTACGCGACCCTGGCCCGTACTCCCAAGTCGAGCGCGCACTGGTACGCCCAGGCCGCCCGCACGGGAACGCTCCCGCCGGTGACCGCGATGGACATGCCGCCGCTGGCGGCAACGGACTGA